The bacterium genomic sequence CTTTAAGAGACAAAAATTCTCTCAATCTTCTGTTTTCTTGAATAATTTCATCATAGTTTAACAATTTTTCCTTATCAATTTTAATATCAGAATTTGAAATATTACTTTTTAAAGAAGTCTTTCCAATAAAAAAAGAAAAAAACATCATCAATGTAAAAATTACCTCTCTTCTGAAACGCCAGAGCATTTTTTATTCCTGAGGAATCTGTTTAAAATATTTTTCTTCTTCAAGCATCTTTCCTGTACCTCTTACAACAGCAGTTAATGGATCTTCTGGTATATAAACAGGGAGTTTCGTTTCCTGAGATATAAGTTTATCAATGCCTTTTAAAAGTGCTCCTCCTCCTGCAACTACAAGACCTCTTTCAATTAAATCGCTTGAAAGTTCCGGAGGTGTCTCTTCAAGTATATCACGCACTGCATTTACAATTATATTAAGAGTATCCCTTAACGCTTCTCTTATTTCTTCAGAGTTAATTCTTACAACCTTAGGTAATCCTTCAACCAAACTTCTTCCATGAACATCCATTGATAATTCTTTTTCAAGTGGATAAGCTGAACCAATTTTAATCTTTATTTCTTCCGCAGTTCTTTCACCGATTAAAAGATTATATTTCTTTTTCAAATATTCTATAATTGCTTCTTCCATTTCATTTCCAGCTACTCTTAAACTTTTTGTAAGAACTATTCCTCCGAGAGAAATAACAGCCATTTCTGTTGTACCACCACCTATATCAAGAATGAAACTTCCGCAAGGTTCTTCAACAGGTAGTCCTACACCAATTGCTGCAGCCATTGGTTCTTCAACAAGAAGAGCCATCCTTGCTCCTGCTTTAAGCGCTGTTTCCCTTACCGCTCTTCTTTCTACACTTGTTATTCCAGAAGGTACAGAAATAACAATTCTCGGTGGTAAAACAAATCTATGCTTTGGAGTTTTAACTTTAAGAATAAAATATCTTAACATTTCTTCACATGCTTCAAAATCTGCAATAACTCCGTCTTTCATGGGTTTCATTGCCACAATGTTTGAAGGTGTTTTCCCAAGCATTTTTTTCGCTTCTTCTCCAACAGCAACAATCTGTTTTGTATTCGTATTTATTGCTACTATGGATGGTTCCATTAAAACTACCCCTTTCCCTCTTACATAAACACAGGTATTTGCTGTACCAAGGTCTATACCAAGGTCACTTGAAAAAAAGTTTAAAAATCTCACCATTTTTCTCCTTTCTTTCTAATCCTCAATAATTTTGTAAACTATATCCCCTTCTCTAACATGAGCATTTACTTTAATGCCTATATCATCACCTGTTTTTGCCATATCTATTATTTCGTGTTCTTTTTGCATTGATTCCACTGTTTGAATTAAATCTGTGGTATGTCCTTTAATATGAATTGTATCCCCTTTTTTCAATTCATCATTCACAACTTTTATAGCAGCAACACCAATTTTTGTATAATAATGGGATACTTTTCCAATTTCAATCTCCTTCATTTTATATCACCTCCTCTTTTTGATTAATAATCTCTATAAAAAGTTCCACAATATCTCTGTCAAAATATATACCTGCACATCTTCTTAACTCTTCTATTGCCTCTTCTTTACTCATCTTATTTCTATAAGGTCTTTCCGAAGTCATGGCACTATAAGCATCTGCCACTGCAATTATTTTAGCATATATAGGAATTTTTTCATCTTTTAATCCAAAAGGATAACCACTTCCGTCTATTCTCTCATGATGATAAAGACATGCTTCTATTTCTTCTTTTCGGAGATTCAATGGCTCAAGTATTTTCAGTGTTATTAAAGGATGCTGTTTAATAATTTCAAATTCTTCTTTATTTAATTTTCCGGGTTTTAATAAAATATCATCTTTAATTCCTAATTTACCAAGGTCATGAAGATATGAGGAATTTTTTAAAATTTCAAGTTCTTCATCTTTAAGTCCAAGTTTTTTACCAATTAATAAAGAATAATAAACAACTTCTTCTGAATGTCCCTTTGTATATTTATCTTTTGCTTCCAAAGACATAATTAAAGAACTAATTGCATTAATATAAGAATTCTGTAACATCTCTAATAAAAGAGCGTTTTCTATGCCAATCCCAATCTGAATAGAAAACGCTTCAAAAAAATTTATTTCTTCTTCTTTAACTTTTCTATCTTCTTTAAAAGTTATTTCAAAAATACCAATATCTTTTTCCTTTCCTTTTATCAGTATCTTTAAATTATGTATATCCCTCAACTCCTCAATTAAAAAACCTTTTTCTCTAAATAGTTCTTTTATTTCGGAATCCTTATAAACAATTTTTATTTTTTGTTGTAAATTTTTGAATTTATATTTTTTTAAGACATAATTTTTATTTTCTGAATTGTAAAGATAAATCCCTATTCTGTCGGGAGAAAATAAATTATCTATAATTTGAATTACAGTATTCAAAAGTGTATCCAAATCAGAAAGAGAAATGATTGTTCTGTTTAATTGTAAAATCGATTCTATTAATCTAAATTCTGTAAGTTCTTTTTCTAAACTACTCAATTTTATATATTTCTTAACCTTTTCTATAAAATCATTTATATCAAATGGTTTTTCAATAAAATCATCTGCTCCTATTTTAATTGCTTTAACAATATTTTCTGTTGTACCAAAACCTGTAAGAATAATCACAGGTAGATTTTCATTATTTTTTTTTATTTCTTCTAAAACTTTAAATCCATCTATATCAGGTAATTGCAGGTCTAAAATAACAAGGTGATAATTTTCTTTTTTTGTTTTTTCAATTCCTTCATTTCCAGAAAAAACATAATCAACAATAAACTTATTAAGAGTCAAAATATTCACTATAAGTTCAGTTATTTCTCTATTATCTTCAATTATCAGTATTCTTTCTTTCATCTTTTAAAAGTCCATATTTTTGAATTTTATATCTTAAAACTCTCCTTGTTAATTTTAATTTTTCAGCCGCTTTTGTTTGATTCCAATTTGTTTCTTTTAATGCCTTTATTATTAATTCCTTTTCTAAATTTTCTATTACTTCTTTAAAACAAGTAAAAGAATTCTGTTTCTTTTTTAATTCTTCTGGTAAATCCTCAATATTTATTATATTCTTTTCACTGTTTAAAACAAAAATTCTTTCAATTATATTTTTTAATTCTCTTACATTTCCAGGCCAATCATAGTTTAAAAAAATTTCTCTAACTTCGTCACTAAAACTTTTTATTTTACTATAAAATTTCTTTCTGTAAAAGTTTATATAATAATCTACAAGAGGAAGTATATCTCTTTTTCTTTCTCTTAAAGGCGGTATTATAATTGGAATTACACATAACCTATAATACAAATCATCTCTAAACCTTCCTTTTTCTATTTCTTCTTTCAAATCTTTTGAACTTGCTGATATAATTCTTGCATTACTTTCTATAAATTCATTACTTCCAAGAGGTGTAAATTTTTTCTCTTCTAAAAACCTTAAAAGTTTTATCTGAATATTTAACGGAATTTCGCTTATTTCATCTAAAAATAATGTGCCAGAACCTGCAATTTCAATTTTACCCTTTTTACTTTTAAATGCATTTGTAAAAGCACCTTTTTCATATCCAAATATTTCACTTTCAAACAATGTTTCAGGTATTGCAGCACAGTGAACAGGAACAAATGGTTGGTTTTTTCTTGAACTTTTTTCATGTATGTATCTGGCTATCAATTCTTTTCCCACACCCGTAGGCCCCATAATCAAAACAGGGGTATCTGTCATAGCACTCTTTTCTGCAACTTCAATAACTTTTTTCATTTCATCACTTTCATATATTAATGTATCTAAAGGATATTCTGCCTGTATTTCTTCCTTTAATATTTCTATCTGAGTACATAATTCTTTTGTTTTTAATGCTTTTTCAATCACAAGAATAAGTTCTTCTATATCAAATGGTTTTGGTATATAATCTACTGCTCCCAACTTCATAGCCTCAACTGCTGTTTTTATTTGAGAAATTGCTGTCAACATAATTACGGGAGTTTCTTTATAATTTTTCTTAATTTCTTTTAATAGATTAATTCCATCTATATCTGGAAGAATTATATCTAAAATTATTAAATCAGGATTTTCTTTTTCTATAAAAAATATTCCCTCTTTCCCACTGGCAGATAGGAAAACTTTATAATTATCTTTAAGAGCAAATTTTAATGATTCTCTTACACCTTCTTCATCGTCTATAACCAATATTTTATTCATTTTTTAATGGTAAAGTTATAATAAAATCTTTACAATCAGATTTAAATTCTACATTTAATGTTCCCTGATGTGCTTCAATAATTTTTTTTGCAAGAAGAATTTTTATAGAAAGTGAGGTTTTCAACTTGGTATTAAACGGCATAAAAATTTCATCTTCTTTTTCAAAAAATATATTTTTTCCATTTTCACATAAAATAATCACTGCATTTTTATTTTTTTTATTAGATTCAATCACAATCTTTCCGGAATTCCCAACGTCTTCTTTTATAAAATCCATTATATAATTGAATGCTTCTTTCAACTTTAAAATATCTCCTTCTATTTTTTCTGTTATATAAAGATGATTTTTTTTCTCTATTTTTGTTTCATTAATAAAATTTTCTATAAAATCACTTAAAGATAATACCTCTTTTTTTAACTCAACAGAATCTCCTATTTTATTTATCCAATCCACAATTTCATTTATCTTTTTTATTTCATTAACCACAACAACAGAAAACTTTTCACGAAATTCTTTATCATCGTACATAGATGGTAACATCTGTGCAAAAGTATTTATTGCAACAAGAGGATTTTTTAACTCATGAGATAATCTGGAAGAAATGACTCTCCAGAATCTATTTCTTTCAAAATCTTTTTCTTTTTTTTCTATTTCTTTAATGTTTGTAAGATTTTGAAAAATTCCAACAACTCCTATAATGTTATCATTATTATCTCTTATGACATTTGTACTCATACCAAGTATTTCTTTTGTTGGTATAAACTCAAATTCTACTCTTGAAATAACTTCTCCAAATAATAGAGACCTTCTTAAAAAATCAGCAATTTGGGAACCAACTTTTTCTATTTTTTTTCCTTTAAGTTCAGAAAAAGAAACTTTTAAAATTTTTTCTCCTTCTTTATTCAAAAGATTAATTCTACCTTCTTTATCAACGCCTATAATACCTGCTGGTAAGTTTTGAAAAACAAACTCCTGATATTTTTCTTGGTAATTTATTTCATTGTAAAGAAAAAAGTTGTCAAAAACAATCGCAAGATAATCAGAAAGAATATTTAAAAGTAAAATTTCTTCTTTAGTTATTTCCTCATTTATACACTTCTCTCCAATGGTTAGGAAACCTATCAATTTCCCTTTAAAAGTTTTCAATGGAAAAACCAATGAACATTTTAGAATAGAGGCAAAATTTTTTAAGTCAATATTTATAACTTCCTTCCTTAAATCAAAGATTTTTCCATCTTTTATAAATTTTATCACTGGGTCATCGGAAGTTAATTTTATCTCATTATAAATCTTTTCATCTATACCAATTGAAGAATAAGGTTTAAAGAAATCGTCATCTCTAAGAAAAATTGAAATATAATTAAAAAAGAAATATCTTCTCAAAATTTTCACAATTTCATCACAAACTTTTTCTGTATTTAAAAAATTTTCAGTGACACAATGAAAAAGCATTTGAAAAAGTATATCACTCTTTTCTATTTTTTCATTTTCAAATTTTTCAACTTCTTTTACATGTCCAGTTTTATTCATTTCTTTTTCCAAATTAAGTTCTGTCCATCCCTCAGCTTTTTTTAAAATAAAAAAAATCTTTTCAATCAAATATGGTTTTTCAATAATTTCAAAAATATTTTTTTCAATTATTTTTCTTGTATTTTTATCATAAGATGAAATTAGGGGGACTATTAGTATTTTTTCATTTTCCTGATGAATCTTATCTATCAATTCACAGGGGTCCATTTTATTTAAGTAAGTGTCAAGAAAAACCAAAAAAGGACTTCTTTCTCTTATTTTCTCAATCATTTCTATGGGTAAAACCTTCTCAACAATATAATCCTTCAGAATTATCCTCAATGATTCAACAATTGACTCATCTTCACTCACTATCATAAGATATTTCATTTTCATCCCTTATTCTGGGAATTTCAATAAATACTTTTGTTCCTTCATTAACATTGCTTTCCACTTTAATTTTTCCTTTATGTTCCTCTATTATTCTCAAAACAATTGATAAACCTAAACCTGTTCCTTTCTGTTTTGTAGTAAAAAATGGGTCAAAAATTTTATTCATAATTTCTTTTTTTATTCCTGTACCATTATCACTAATTATAACTTCTATTTTATTTTCGTTTTCAGTTAAAGTTATATCTATTATACCATCTTTATTATTCAGTGCTTCATAACTATTCATTAAAATATTTATAAAAACCTGTTTTAATTTTTCTCTATCCCCTTTTATTATAATATCTTGGTTAGGCAAATTTTTAATTATTTTTACTTTTTTATCAGAAAATTGAAAATTTAAAAGAGTTAAAGTTGAATTCAATAACTCAGTTAAATTGACCTGTTCAAACTTCAAAATCTGTGGTTTTGCAAAAAGAAGAACCTGTTCCACAAGATTATTTATTCTATCTATTTCCTCATTTAGAACTTTTGCATACACTTCTCTGAATTCTGAATCATTATATCTTTTAGGGAAAAGGTCTGCAAATGTTTTTATAGCCACAAGTGGATTTTTGATTTCATGAGCAAGTCCGGCTGCCATAACTCCAAGGGAAGCTAGTTTTTCTGTCCTTCTTATTTCTTCTTCAAGTTGTTTTATCTGAGTCATATCTGAAAAGATAACCTGAACTCCAAGGGATTTATTATTTTCAAAAAGTGGAACAACTATTATCCGAAATATATAGTTTTTATTGCTTATATTCATTTTTATTTCTTTTTCTTCTATATCTTGACTATCAATAGAAAGTTTTTTTTCCACAATAGGAATAATCTGGCTGGGCAGAAATTCTCTAAAGTTCACGCCTTGCATTTTTTTCTCTTCTCTATTAAAAAATTTTTCCATTTGTGCCTTA encodes the following:
- a CDS encoding rod shape-determining protein, with the protein product MVRFLNFFSSDLGIDLGTANTCVYVRGKGVVLMEPSIVAINTNTKQIVAVGEEAKKMLGKTPSNIVAMKPMKDGVIADFEACEEMLRYFILKVKTPKHRFVLPPRIVISVPSGITSVERRAVRETALKAGARMALLVEEPMAAAIGVGLPVEEPCGSFILDIGGGTTEMAVISLGGIVLTKSLRVAGNEMEEAIIEYLKKKYNLLIGERTAEEIKIKIGSAYPLEKELSMDVHGRSLVEGLPKVVRINSEEIREALRDTLNIIVNAVRDILEETPPELSSDLIERGLVVAGGGALLKGIDKLISQETKLPVYIPEDPLTAVVRGTGKMLEEEKYFKQIPQE
- a CDS encoding response regulator yields the protein MKERILIIEDNREITELIVNILTLNKFIVDYVFSGNEGIEKTKKENYHLVILDLQLPDIDGFKVLEEIKKNNENLPVIILTGFGTTENIVKAIKIGADDFIEKPFDINDFIEKVKKYIKLSSLEKELTEFRLIESILQLNRTIISLSDLDTLLNTVIQIIDNLFSPDRIGIYLYNSENKNYVLKKYKFKNLQQKIKIVYKDSEIKELFREKGFLIEELRDIHNLKILIKGKEKDIGIFEITFKEDRKVKEEEINFFEAFSIQIGIGIENALLLEMLQNSYINAISSLIMSLEAKDKYTKGHSEEVVYYSLLIGKKLGLKDEELEILKNSSYLHDLGKLGIKDDILLKPGKLNKEEFEIIKQHPLITLKILEPLNLRKEEIEACLYHHERIDGSGYPFGLKDEKIPIYAKIIAVADAYSAMTSERPYRNKMSKEEAIEELRRCAGIYFDRDIVELFIEIINQKEEVI
- a CDS encoding sigma-54 dependent transcriptional regulator, coding for MNKILVIDDEEGVRESLKFALKDNYKVFLSASGKEGIFFIEKENPDLIILDIILPDIDGINLLKEIKKNYKETPVIMLTAISQIKTAVEAMKLGAVDYIPKPFDIEELILVIEKALKTKELCTQIEILKEEIQAEYPLDTLIYESDEMKKVIEVAEKSAMTDTPVLIMGPTGVGKELIARYIHEKSSRKNQPFVPVHCAAIPETLFESEIFGYEKGAFTNAFKSKKGKIEIAGSGTLFLDEISEIPLNIQIKLLRFLEEKKFTPLGSNEFIESNARIISASSKDLKEEIEKGRFRDDLYYRLCVIPIIIPPLRERKRDILPLVDYYINFYRKKFYSKIKSFSDEVREIFLNYDWPGNVRELKNIIERIFVLNSEKNIINIEDLPEELKKKQNSFTCFKEVIENLEKELIIKALKETNWNQTKAAEKLKLTRRVLRYKIQKYGLLKDERKNTDN
- a CDS encoding PAS domain S-box protein; translation: MKYLMIVSEDESIVESLRIILKDYIVEKVLPIEMIEKIRERSPFLVFLDTYLNKMDPCELIDKIHQENEKILIVPLISSYDKNTRKIIEKNIFEIIEKPYLIEKIFFILKKAEGWTELNLEKEMNKTGHVKEVEKFENEKIEKSDILFQMLFHCVTENFLNTEKVCDEIVKILRRYFFFNYISIFLRDDDFFKPYSSIGIDEKIYNEIKLTSDDPVIKFIKDGKIFDLRKEVINIDLKNFASILKCSLVFPLKTFKGKLIGFLTIGEKCINEEITKEEILLLNILSDYLAIVFDNFFLYNEINYQEKYQEFVFQNLPAGIIGVDKEGRINLLNKEGEKILKVSFSELKGKKIEKVGSQIADFLRRSLLFGEVISRVEFEFIPTKEILGMSTNVIRDNNDNIIGVVGIFQNLTNIKEIEKKEKDFERNRFWRVISSRLSHELKNPLVAINTFAQMLPSMYDDKEFREKFSVVVVNEIKKINEIVDWINKIGDSVELKKEVLSLSDFIENFINETKIEKKNHLYITEKIEGDILKLKEAFNYIMDFIKEDVGNSGKIVIESNKKNKNAVIILCENGKNIFFEKEDEIFMPFNTKLKTSLSIKILLAKKIIEAHQGTLNVEFKSDCKDFIITLPLKNE
- a CDS encoding ATP-binding protein, which encodes KAQMEKFFNREEKKMQGVNFREFLPSQIIPIVEKKLSIDSQDIEEKEIKMNISNKNYIFRIIVVPLFENNKSLGVQVIFSDMTQIKQLEEEIRRTEKLASLGVMAAGLAHEIKNPLVAIKTFADLFPKRYNDSEFREVYAKVLNEEIDRINNLVEQVLLFAKPQILKFEQVNLTELLNSTLTLLNFQFSDKKVKIIKNLPNQDIIIKGDREKLKQVFINILMNSYEALNNKDGIIDITLTENENKIEVIISDNGTGIKKEIMNKIFDPFFTTKQKGTGLGLSIVLRIIEEHKGKIKVESNVNEGTKVFIEIPRIRDENEISYDSE